One window of Phalacrocorax aristotelis chromosome 26, bGulAri2.1, whole genome shotgun sequence genomic DNA carries:
- the ASB8 gene encoding ankyrin repeat and SOCS box protein 8: MWYIMQSIQSKYSLSERLIRTIAAIRSFPRDNVEDLIGRGADVNCMHGTLKPLHCACMVADADCVELLLQKGAEVNALDGYNRTALHYAAEKDETCVEILLEYGANPNALDGNKDTPLHWAAFKNNAECVRSLLENGALVNARDYNNDTPLSWAAMKGNLESVSILLDFGAEVRVVNLKGQTPISRLVALLVRGLGTEREDSCFDLLHRAIGHFELRKNGSMPWEVTRDQQLCEKLTLLCSAPGTLQTLSRYAVRRSLGVRFLPEAVKQLPLPTCLKEYVLLLS, encoded by the exons ATGTGGTACATCATGCAGAGCATCCAGAGCAAGTATTCTCTGTCGGAGCGGCTCATCCGCACGATCGCCGCCATCCGCTCCTTCCCGCGGGACAACGTGGAGGATCTCATCGGCAGG GGCGCGGATGTGAACTGCATGCACGGCACCCTGAAACCGCTGCACTGCGCCTGTATGGTGGCTGACGCCGACTGCGtcgagctgctgctgcagaagggagCGGAG GTCAACGCCCTGGATGGCTACAACCGAACAGCCCTTCACTACGCGGCGGAAAAGGACGAAACCTGCGTGGAAATCCTCCTGGAGTACGGGGCCAACCCCAACGCGCTGGACGGCAACAAGGACACCCCGCTCCACTGGGCTGCCTTCAAGAACAACGCCGAGTGCGTGCGGTCGCTGCTGGAGAACGGCGCCCTGGTGAACGCCCGCGATTACAACAATGACACGCCGCTCAGCTGGGCGGCCATGAAGGGTAACCTGGAGAGCGTCAGCATCCTCCTCGACTTCGGGGCGGAGGTCCGGGTGGTTAATTTGAAAGGCCAAACCCCCATCTCGCGGTTGGTGGCGTTGCTGGTCCGGGGATTGGGTACGGAGCGCGAGGATTCCTGCTTTGATCTTCTCCATCGAGCTATCGGACATTTTGAGCTGAGAAAAAACGGCAGCATGCCCTGGGAGGTGACAAGGGATCAGCAGCTCTGCGAAAAgctcaccctgctctgctcGGCCCCCGGCACCCTACAGACGCTGTCGCGTTACGCCGTGCGCCGCAGCCTGGGCGTGCGGTTCCTGCCGGAGGCGGTGAAGCAGCTGCCCTTGCCCACCTGCCTGAAGGAGTACGTGTTGCTCCTTAGCTAA
- the PFKM gene encoding ATP-dependent 6-phosphofructokinase, muscle type isoform X1, producing MVAIPELSPETSRLLLSAALSFAAVLLFLTFLPPAPRQGQPPAKRMAQTPLGRGQTDSLGAGKAIAVLTSGGDAQGMNAAVRAVVRVGIYTGAKVYFVHEGYQGLVDGGDNIKEATWESVSMMLQLGGTVIGSARCQDFRTREGRLKAARNLVKRGITNLCVIGGDGSLTGADTFRAEWSSLLAELVKVGGITAEEAKKSSHLNIVGMVGSIDNDFCGTDMTIGTDSALHRIMEIVDAITTTAQSHQRTFVLEVMGRHCGYLALITALACGADWVFIPESPPEDDWEDHLCRRLTETRVGGSRLNIIIVAEGAIDKHGKAITSDDIKTLVVKRLGYDTRVTILGHVQRGGTPSAFDRILGSRMGVEAVMALLEGTPDTPACVVSLSGNQAVRLPLMECVQVTKDVTTAMNEGRFEDALKLRGRSFQNNWNVYKLLAHIRPPSTKSGYTLAVLNVGAPAAGMNAAVRSTVRIGLIHGHRMLAVHDGFEGLAYGRVEEISWERVGSWTGLGGSKLGTKRTLPKKYFEEISANISNFGIHGLVIIGGFEAFTGSLELMEGRAKYEELCIPLCIIPATVSNNVPGSDFSIGADTALNTITTTCDRIKQSAAGTKRRVFIIETMGGFCGYLATMAGLAGGADAAYIYEEHFNIRDLQVNVEHLTEKMKTTVKRGLVLRNERCNENYTTDFIYNLYSEEGKGIFDCRKNVLGHMQQGGTPTPFDRNFGTKMGAKAVAWITGKIKECSRHGRIFANTADSACLLGMRKRSLVFQPITELKEQTDFEHRIPKEQWWLKLRPILKILAKYNIELDTSEKAHLEHVTRKRISVESNI from the exons ATGGTGGCCATCCCCGAGCTCTCCCCCGAGACCTCCCGGCTCCTCCTCTCAGCCGCGCTCTCCTTCGCCGCcgtcctcctcttcctcaccttcCTCCCCCCTGCGCCCAGGCAGGGGCAGCCGCCAG cCAAGAGGATGGCGCAGACGCCGCTGGGACGCGGGCAAACCGATAGCCTGGGCGCCGGCAAAGCCATCGCCGTCCTCACCTCCGGGGGGGACGCCCAGG gcaTGAACGCGGCCGTCCGCGCCGTGGTGAGGGTGGGCATCTACACCGGCGCCAAGGTCTACTTTGTGCACGAG GGCTACCAGGGGCTGGTGGACGGCGGGGACAACATCAAGGAGGCCACGTGGGAGAGCGTCTCCATGATGCTGCAGCTG GGGGGCACGGTCATCGGAAGCGCCCGGTGCCAGGATTTTCGGACGCGCGAGGGACGGCTAAAAGCCGCCCGGAACCTGGTGAAACGCGGCATCACCAACCTCTGCGTCATCGGCGGCGACGGCAGCCTCACCGGCGCCGACACCTTCCGCGCCGAGTGGAGCAGCCTCTTGGCCGAGCTGGTGAAAGTGG GGGGGATCACAGCGGAGGAGGCGAAGAAGTCCAGTCACCTGAACATCGTGGGCATGGTGGGCTCCATCGACAACGACTTCTGCGGCACCGACATGACCATCGGCACCGACTCGGCGCTGCACCGTATCATGGAGATCGTGGATGCCATCACCACCACGGCCCAGAG CCACCAACGGACCTTCGTGCTGGAAGTGATGGGTCGCCACTGCGG CTACCTGGCGCTCATCACTGCCCTGGCCTGCGGCGCCGACTGGGTCTTCATCCCCGAGTCCCCTCCCGAGGATGACTGGGAGGACCACTTGTGCCGCAGGCTGACGGAG acccGCGTGGGCGGCTCGAGACTGAACATCATCATCGTGGCCGAGGGCGCCATCGACAAGCACGGCAAGGCCATCACCTCCGACGACATCAAAACC CTGGTGGTGAAGCGTTTGGGGTACGACACCCGGGTCACCATCCTGGGCCACGTCCAGCGTGGTGGGACGCCCTCCGCCTTCGACCGCATCCTG GGCAGCCGCATGGGTGTTGAAGCTGTCATGGCTCTGCTGGAGGGGACCCCCGACACCCCGGCCTGCGTCGTCAGCCTCTCAGGCAACCAAGCCGTGCGCCTGCCCCTTATGGAGTGCGTCCAGGTG ACCAAAGACGTGACGACGGCGATGAACGAGGGGCGCTTTGAAGACGCCCTGAAGCTGCGGGGCCG GAGTTTCCAAAACAACTGGAACGTGTACAAGCTTCTGGCACACATCCGCCCCCCCTCCACCAAG AGCGGCTACACGCTGGCCGTGCTCAACGTGGGCGCGCCGGCTGCCGGCATGAACGCGGCCGTCCGGTCGACCGTGCGGATCGGCCTCATCCACGGGCACCGGATGCTGGCGGTGCACGACGGCTTCGAAGGGCTCGCCTACGGGAGG GTGGAAGAGATCAGCTGGGAGAGGGTCGGCAGCTGGACAGGGCTGGGAGGATCCAAACTGGGGACAAAAAG GACCTTGCCCAAGAAATACTTTGAGGAAATCAGCGCCAACATCAGCAACTTTGGCATCCACGGGCTGGTCATTATCGGTGGCTTCGAG GCTTTCACGGGCAGCCTGGAGCTGATGGAGGGGAGGGCCAAGTACGAGGAGCTCTGCATCCCGCTCTGCATCATCCCCGCCACCGTCTCCAACAACGTCCCCGGCTCCGACTTCAGCATCGGCGCCGACACCGCGCTCAACACCATCACCACG ACCTGTGACCGCATCAAGCAGTCGGCGGCCGGGACCAAGCGCCGCGTCTTCATCATCGAGACCATGGGCGGCTTTTGCGGCTACTTGGCCACCATGGCAGGGCTGGCGGGCGGTGCCGATGCCGCCTACATCTACGAGGAACACTTCAACATCCGCGACCTGCAG GTCAACGTGGAGCATTTAACTGAGAAGATGAAGACGACGGTGAAGAGGGGGCTGGTGCTCAG GAACGAGCGGTGCAACGAGAACTACACCACCGACTTCATCTACAACCTCTACtcggaggaagggaagggaatcTTTGACTGCCGGAAAAACGTGCTGGGGCACATGCAGCAG GGCGGCACCCCGACCCCCTTCGACAGGAACTTCGGCACCAAAATGGGTGCCAAGGCGGTGGCCTGGATCACCGGGAAGATCAAGGAGTGCTCCCGGCACG GTCGGATCTTCGCCAACACGGCCGACTCGGCTTGTCTGCTGGGCATGCGCAAGCGCAGCCTCGTCTTCCAGCCCATCACCGAGCTCAAGGAGCAGACAGACTTCGA GCACCGCATCCCCAAGGAGCAGTGGTGGCTGAAGCTTCGCCCCATCCTAAAAATCCTGGCCAAGTACAACATCGAGCTGGACACCTCGGAGAAAGCCCACCTAGAGCACGTCACGCGCAAGAGGATCTCGGTCGAATCCAACATCTAA
- the SENP1 gene encoding sentrin-specific protease 1 has product MRMEARDAARPNHGSVFKAFPPPSRAGLREPLAQPDAKFLPNKISGFACPAGNTSCALNYSPEIPCPESYRVAGEPRAFGSSANGQWRGLVPPLASVPQKPRVSRGSYLEARKNPSGTSNSFVGKSNHHCHASAFPIKPAQSPSWSGPCRRSLLSPKKTPRRFISTAEETVREEEREIYRQLLQMVTGKQFSTSKPSSLFPFHLSRCSNSSKTVVKETPSKNSKLFEAHGVAPASSATSVLRAQEQPSHKPSLYPAPSYPSNIFESSNSTAQHQQENLPASNTQSEGSDSVILLKVKDSRTPAPSLPFFQAELWIKELTSVYDSRARERWRQIEEQKALALQLQSQRLQEQEHSVQDLVDLHLRVPLEKEIPVTVVPEEKEDAKSADGEEEFPEITEEMEKEIKSVFRGGNQDEVLSEAFRLTITRKDIQTLNNLNWLNDEIINFYMNLLMERSKEKGLPAVHAFNTFFFTKLKTAGYQAVKRWTKKVDIFSVDLLLVPIHLGVHWCLAVVDFRKKTITYYDSMGGINSEACRILLQYLKQESLDKKRKEFDTNGWSLLSKKSQEIPQQMNGSDCGMFACKYADCITKDKPINFTQQHMPYFRKRMAWEILHRKLL; this is encoded by the exons ATGAGGATGGAGGCCCGGGACGCGGCGCGGCCCAACCACGGCTCTGTCTTCAAGGCCTTTCCGCCGCCCTCCCGAGCCGGCCTGCGGGAGCCGCTCGCCCAGCCCGACGCCAAG TTTTTACCCAACAAGATCAGCGGTTTCGCTTGCCCGGCTGGAAACACATCCTGTGCTCTCAATTACAGCCCAG AAATCCCCTGCCCCGAGAGCTACCGGGTGGCAGGGGAGCCTCGAGCCTTTGGCTCCAGCGCCAACGGGCAGTGGAGGGGCTTGGTTCCGCCTCTGGCCTCCGTGCCGCAGAAACCGAGGGTGAGCCGAGGCTCTTACCTCGAAGCTCGCAAAAACCCCAG TGGGACGTCCAACAGTTTTGTAGGAAAATCCAACCACCATTGCCATGCATCAGCTTTTCCAATCAAACCTGCTCAGAGTCCTTCCTGGAGCGGCCCGTGTCGCCGCAGCCTGCTTAGCCCCAAGAAGACTCCCCGGCGGTTCATCAGCACGGCGGAAGAG ACTGTTCGAGAGGAAGAGCGGGAGATCTACAGGCAGTTGCTTCAAATGGTCACGGGAAAACAATTTTCCACGTCCAAGCCCTCTTCGCTGTTCCCCTTCCACCT CTCCAGGTGTTCAAATTCCAGCAAAACCGTAGTGAAAGAAACTCCCAGCAAGAACTCGAAGCTGTTTGAAGCTCACGGCGTTGCACCAGCCAGTTCAGCAACCAGCGTCCTCAGAGCACAGGAGCAGCCGTCACACAAACCGTCGCTCTACCCTGCCCCCAGCTATCCCTCCAATATCTTTGAGTCCAGTAATTCCACAGCCCAGCATCAGCAAGAAAATCTACCAGCATCGAACACGCAGTCTGAAG GGTCAGACTCTGTCATTTTGCTCAAGGTGAAGGATTCCAGAACCCCAGCACCAAG ccTCCCGTTCTTCCAGGCAGAACTGTGGATCAAAGAACT GACCAGCGTCTACGATTCACGAGCTCGGGAGAGGTGGCGGCAGATTGAAGAGCAGAAGGCGCTGGCCTTACAGCTGCAGAGCCAG CGGTTGCAGGAACAGGAACACTCAGTGCAGGATCTGGTGGATTTACATCTCCGAGTACCCCTTGAGAAGGAGATCCCTGTCACGGTGGTCCCAGAAGAGAAAGAGGATGCCAAGTCAGCTGATGGCGAAGAAGAGTTCCCTGAAATCACCGAG gaaatggagaaggaaataaagagcGTATTCCGAGGCGGGAACCAGGACGAGGTCCTCAGTGAAGCTTTTCGATTAACGATCACTCGGAAAGACATTCAGACCCTCAATAATCTGAACTGGCTCAACGATGAG ATAATTAATTTCTACATGAATTTGCTGATGGAGCGGAGCAAAGAGAAGGGTTTGCCAGCAGTTCACGCGTTCAATACTTTCTTCTTTACCAAATTGAAAACGGCGGGGTACCAAGCTGTGAAACGGTGGACTAAAAAAGTGGATATCTTCTCTGTGGATCTCCTCTTGGTGCCTATTCATCTGGGAGTGCACTGGTGCCTGGCA GTCGTAGACTTCCGGAAAAAAACCATCACCTATTATGACTCCATGGGTGGAATAAACAGCGAAGCCTGCAGGATACTGTT GCAATACTTAAAACAGGAGAGTCTtgacaagaaaaggaaagagtttGACACTAACGGCTGGTCGTTGCTGAGTAAGAAGAGTCAG GAGATCCCGCAGCAGATGAACGGCAGCGACTGCGGGATGTTTGCCTGCAAATACGCCGACTGCATTACCAAAGACAAGCCCATCAACTTCACTCAG CAACACATGCCCTATTTCCGGAAGCGAATGGCCTGGGAGATCCTTCATCGCAAGCTGCTATGA
- the PFKM gene encoding ATP-dependent 6-phosphofructokinase, muscle type isoform X2 — MAQTPLGRGQTDSLGAGKAIAVLTSGGDAQGMNAAVRAVVRVGIYTGAKVYFVHEGYQGLVDGGDNIKEATWESVSMMLQLGGTVIGSARCQDFRTREGRLKAARNLVKRGITNLCVIGGDGSLTGADTFRAEWSSLLAELVKVGGITAEEAKKSSHLNIVGMVGSIDNDFCGTDMTIGTDSALHRIMEIVDAITTTAQSHQRTFVLEVMGRHCGYLALITALACGADWVFIPESPPEDDWEDHLCRRLTETRVGGSRLNIIIVAEGAIDKHGKAITSDDIKTLVVKRLGYDTRVTILGHVQRGGTPSAFDRILGSRMGVEAVMALLEGTPDTPACVVSLSGNQAVRLPLMECVQVTKDVTTAMNEGRFEDALKLRGRSFQNNWNVYKLLAHIRPPSTKSGYTLAVLNVGAPAAGMNAAVRSTVRIGLIHGHRMLAVHDGFEGLAYGRVEEISWERVGSWTGLGGSKLGTKRTLPKKYFEEISANISNFGIHGLVIIGGFEAFTGSLELMEGRAKYEELCIPLCIIPATVSNNVPGSDFSIGADTALNTITTTCDRIKQSAAGTKRRVFIIETMGGFCGYLATMAGLAGGADAAYIYEEHFNIRDLQVNVEHLTEKMKTTVKRGLVLRNERCNENYTTDFIYNLYSEEGKGIFDCRKNVLGHMQQGGTPTPFDRNFGTKMGAKAVAWITGKIKECSRHGRIFANTADSACLLGMRKRSLVFQPITELKEQTDFEHRIPKEQWWLKLRPILKILAKYNIELDTSEKAHLEHVTRKRISVESNI, encoded by the exons ATGGCGCAGACGCCGCTGGGACGCGGGCAAACCGATAGCCTGGGCGCCGGCAAAGCCATCGCCGTCCTCACCTCCGGGGGGGACGCCCAGG gcaTGAACGCGGCCGTCCGCGCCGTGGTGAGGGTGGGCATCTACACCGGCGCCAAGGTCTACTTTGTGCACGAG GGCTACCAGGGGCTGGTGGACGGCGGGGACAACATCAAGGAGGCCACGTGGGAGAGCGTCTCCATGATGCTGCAGCTG GGGGGCACGGTCATCGGAAGCGCCCGGTGCCAGGATTTTCGGACGCGCGAGGGACGGCTAAAAGCCGCCCGGAACCTGGTGAAACGCGGCATCACCAACCTCTGCGTCATCGGCGGCGACGGCAGCCTCACCGGCGCCGACACCTTCCGCGCCGAGTGGAGCAGCCTCTTGGCCGAGCTGGTGAAAGTGG GGGGGATCACAGCGGAGGAGGCGAAGAAGTCCAGTCACCTGAACATCGTGGGCATGGTGGGCTCCATCGACAACGACTTCTGCGGCACCGACATGACCATCGGCACCGACTCGGCGCTGCACCGTATCATGGAGATCGTGGATGCCATCACCACCACGGCCCAGAG CCACCAACGGACCTTCGTGCTGGAAGTGATGGGTCGCCACTGCGG CTACCTGGCGCTCATCACTGCCCTGGCCTGCGGCGCCGACTGGGTCTTCATCCCCGAGTCCCCTCCCGAGGATGACTGGGAGGACCACTTGTGCCGCAGGCTGACGGAG acccGCGTGGGCGGCTCGAGACTGAACATCATCATCGTGGCCGAGGGCGCCATCGACAAGCACGGCAAGGCCATCACCTCCGACGACATCAAAACC CTGGTGGTGAAGCGTTTGGGGTACGACACCCGGGTCACCATCCTGGGCCACGTCCAGCGTGGTGGGACGCCCTCCGCCTTCGACCGCATCCTG GGCAGCCGCATGGGTGTTGAAGCTGTCATGGCTCTGCTGGAGGGGACCCCCGACACCCCGGCCTGCGTCGTCAGCCTCTCAGGCAACCAAGCCGTGCGCCTGCCCCTTATGGAGTGCGTCCAGGTG ACCAAAGACGTGACGACGGCGATGAACGAGGGGCGCTTTGAAGACGCCCTGAAGCTGCGGGGCCG GAGTTTCCAAAACAACTGGAACGTGTACAAGCTTCTGGCACACATCCGCCCCCCCTCCACCAAG AGCGGCTACACGCTGGCCGTGCTCAACGTGGGCGCGCCGGCTGCCGGCATGAACGCGGCCGTCCGGTCGACCGTGCGGATCGGCCTCATCCACGGGCACCGGATGCTGGCGGTGCACGACGGCTTCGAAGGGCTCGCCTACGGGAGG GTGGAAGAGATCAGCTGGGAGAGGGTCGGCAGCTGGACAGGGCTGGGAGGATCCAAACTGGGGACAAAAAG GACCTTGCCCAAGAAATACTTTGAGGAAATCAGCGCCAACATCAGCAACTTTGGCATCCACGGGCTGGTCATTATCGGTGGCTTCGAG GCTTTCACGGGCAGCCTGGAGCTGATGGAGGGGAGGGCCAAGTACGAGGAGCTCTGCATCCCGCTCTGCATCATCCCCGCCACCGTCTCCAACAACGTCCCCGGCTCCGACTTCAGCATCGGCGCCGACACCGCGCTCAACACCATCACCACG ACCTGTGACCGCATCAAGCAGTCGGCGGCCGGGACCAAGCGCCGCGTCTTCATCATCGAGACCATGGGCGGCTTTTGCGGCTACTTGGCCACCATGGCAGGGCTGGCGGGCGGTGCCGATGCCGCCTACATCTACGAGGAACACTTCAACATCCGCGACCTGCAG GTCAACGTGGAGCATTTAACTGAGAAGATGAAGACGACGGTGAAGAGGGGGCTGGTGCTCAG GAACGAGCGGTGCAACGAGAACTACACCACCGACTTCATCTACAACCTCTACtcggaggaagggaagggaatcTTTGACTGCCGGAAAAACGTGCTGGGGCACATGCAGCAG GGCGGCACCCCGACCCCCTTCGACAGGAACTTCGGCACCAAAATGGGTGCCAAGGCGGTGGCCTGGATCACCGGGAAGATCAAGGAGTGCTCCCGGCACG GTCGGATCTTCGCCAACACGGCCGACTCGGCTTGTCTGCTGGGCATGCGCAAGCGCAGCCTCGTCTTCCAGCCCATCACCGAGCTCAAGGAGCAGACAGACTTCGA GCACCGCATCCCCAAGGAGCAGTGGTGGCTGAAGCTTCGCCCCATCCTAAAAATCCTGGCCAAGTACAACATCGAGCTGGACACCTCGGAGAAAGCCCACCTAGAGCACGTCACGCGCAAGAGGATCTCGGTCGAATCCAACATCTAA